One genomic region from Yamadazyma tenuis chromosome 4, complete sequence encodes:
- a CDS encoding uncharacterized protein (COG:S; EggNog:ENOG503NZ05), with translation MSKVNRPNTTVEPSEPDLSPNSSITPTDSNNTPRSITTGPSSTSIPPATKRKNTKSRNGCLTCKKKRLKCDETKPSCLKCLKKNIACGGYATRFKWRSFNDGPDSSDYRTPEDQERPEHVQESTAHPHTSPSTLRRHLELASISVTGKSIKDIKRENDLIEEGINPATYNKRRRQPETTSKSNAKLFANLGDSSLHLDHNESDGGGLDDLEEEHISKKMKRSQSLNETQIHSTQQRKSSKMARSFSSNSSINPNMISEFRRQYTKTGSVGLNSLAEAAIDEINTRSSDIYRPHPGSIPTMSPTISDFLTPAARSPEVITNKSLKPHLNQHHHTQLTMSNPSFQNIHLSPTLSALINSAFGHDEDLRHNSLFDEEIKLDIPLSPLNLQNGGPLHDFLDTQSVPSPASVRGFSNHGFHENRKSISSSSNGHDKETKLSSSPGGSINGISTPLTVSVKSTPIYNVGSNSSMLLTAEQEQILGLYSQYTAEILSIKNGPNENPWRKLILPYALQYSCLFNSIASITLFHMAGNEGIATNRNNLRTRGYMYMKRCILELASGLSASTDGTGEPNQQLPADIAIAICLNLAVSETWDKHTSSGIAHLKGAKTMIQNVLALLKENQNEMCKKRRKIHSNGSTPKDTEEYGVLVNSKRDELKKRLVLVEDSEWDKILTGEDEVEEDHEEAKPDLLKIPKSTQFLFNIWIYFEVLAQMTTESDEKGIDLVASITTILQDSKKKEGKGSKFLEDKLDRSPDVKSESSESTLGNVDTFGGIHRGFNNLFDNFENISLNSDYVDPLLGCAQSLFSIMGKVASLISNIRKIRKKDKKLPDRNTLTTITRATQLRQDLLSWKPTISASMLEQMNAANNADNTKTDLSSCIATAEAYRFATLLYLHQAVPEIPSLSSHQLAEKIFILLASIPTTSPTYTVHIFPLLVSSCEAELAEEREWCEERWRILSSRLWIGNVDRAFEVVKEVWKRKDDYIRKKQINSLSIDDVFIPHGTGNDNEKFKNISTQLSGLMAAINESCPVDDITGGIYSKLHWSTIMKEWGWEVLLG, from the coding sequence ATGTCGAAGGTGAATCGGCCCAACACAACGGTTGAACCTTCTGAACCAGATTTGAGCCCGAACTCCTCCATAACCCCCACCGACTCCAATAACACCCCTCGTTCCATTACTACGGGCCCCCTGTCCACATCCATACCGCCGGCCACTAAGCGTAAGAATACAAAGTCGAGAAATGGCTGTCTTACATGTAAAAAGAAGCGATTGAAATGTGATGAAACCAAGCCTTCATGCTTGAAatgcttgaagaaaaacatcGCTTGCGGCGGGTATGCCACCCGGTTCAAGTGGAGAAGCTTCAACGATGGTCCCGACTCCTCCGACTACAGAACACCCGAAGACCAAGAAAGACCAGAACATGTGCAAGAATCAACTGCTCATCCCCATACAAGCCCATCAACTCTTCGAAGGCATCTTGAGTTGGCATCCATATCTGTGACAGGCAAGTCGATCAAAGACATCAAGCGTGAAAAcgatttgattgaagaaggtatCAACCCTGCCACATACAACAAACGCCGTCGACAACCCGAAACTACGTCCAAATCCAACGCCAAGTTGTTTGCCAACTTAGGCGACTCTTCGTTGCATTTGGATCACAATGAAAGTGATGGTGGAGGTCTTGAtgaccttgaagaagagcatATAAGTaaaaagatgaagagaagCCAAAGCTTGAATGAGACCCAAATACATTCCACTCAGCAACGGAAGTCGTCCAAAATGGCCAGGTCTTTCAGTTCCAACTCAAGCATTAATCCCAACATGATCTCAGAATTTCGCCGTCAGTACACCAAAACTGGCTCCGTGGGGTTGAACTCGCTTGCAGAAGCAGCCATagatgaaatcaacacccGTTCGTCTGATATTTATAGACCTCACCCTGGTTCCATACCAACCATGTCTCCCACGATTTCCGACTTTCTCACGCCGGCTGCCAGGTCTCCTGaagtcatcaccaacaaaagcCTAAAACCCCATTTGaaccagcatcaccataCACAATTGACCATGTCGaatccttcttttcagAACATCCACCTCAGTCCTACGTTGTCGGCCTTGATAAACTCTGCATTTGGCCATGACGAAGATCTTAGGCATAACTCTCTTtttgacgaagaaatcaagttggatatTCCCTTGAGTCCATTAAACCTTCAAAACGGAGGTCCTCTTCACGACTTTCTTGATACCCAGCTGGTACCAAGTCCCGCAAGTGTTAGGGGGTTCTCAAACCATGGTTTCCATGAAAACCGTAAAAGTATTTCTTCCAGTTCAAATGGGCATGATAAAGAGACAAAACTCTCCAGCAGCCCTGGAGGTTCCATCAATGGCATATCTACTCCCTTGACCGTTAGTGTCAAGTCTACTCCTATCTACAACGTTGGatccaactcttcgatGCTTTTGACGGCCGAACAAGAGCAAATTCTTGGATTATACTCCCAATACACGGCTGAAATCTTGTCCATCAAGAATGGTCCGAATGAAAATCCCTGGAGGAAGTTGATTTTACCGTATGCTCTTCAATATTCATGTCTTTTCAACTCAATTGCATCCATAACCTTGTTCCATATGGCTGGTAATGAAGGAATAGCTACCAATAGAAACAACTTGAGAACAAGAGGGTACATGTATATGAAAAGATGCATTTTGGAGCTTGCTAGTGGCTTATCAGCATCCACAGATGGAACGGGTGAACCGAACCAACAGTTACCTGCCGATATTGCCATTGCAATATGCTTAAATTTGGCTGTCAGTGAGACTTGGGACAAGCATACTTCAAGTGGAATAGCTCATTTGAAAGGTGCTAAAACCATGATCCAAAACGTGTTGGCACTCTTGaaagaaaaccaaaatgAAATGTgcaaaaagagaagaaagatacATTCTAACGGCTCAACTCCTAAAGACACAGAGGAGTATGGAGTCTTAGTGAACTCCAAACGAgacgaattgaagaaaagattaGTGCTTGTGGAAGATTCTGAATGGGATAAGATTTTGActggtgaagatgaggtagaagaagatcatgaagaagccaaacctgatcttttgaagattcCCAAGTCAACTCAatttttgttcaatattTGGATTTATTTTGAAGTCTTGGCCCAAATGACTACCGAGTCAGATGAAAAGGGAATCGACTTGGTGGCCTCTATCACCACTATTTTGCAGGattccaagaagaaagaaggtAAGGGTTCCAAGTTTCTCGAAGACAAACTCGATAGGTCACCTGATGTCAAGTCCGAATCTAGCGAACTGACGTTAGGAAATGTGGAcacttttggtggtattcATAGAGGATTCAATAATTTATTCGACAATTTCGAGAAcatttctttgaattcCGATTATGTTGATCCTCTTTTGGGATGTGCTCAATCATTGTTTCTGATTATGGGGAAAGTTGCAtcgttgatttcaaacattCGAAAGATCAGGAAGAAAGATAAGAAGCTTCCTGACAGGAATACGTTAACAACCATAACCAGAGCCACCCAGCTAAGACAAGACTTATTGTCATGGAAACCCACCATTTCTGCATCGATGTTGGAACAAATGAATGCTGCAAATAACGCCGATAACACCAAAACTGACTTATCCTCGTGCATTGCCACTGCCGAAGCTTATAGGTTTGCAACATTATTGTACCTTCATCAGGCAGTTCCTGAAATTCCATCCTTATCCTCTCATCAGCTCGCCGAAAAGATATTCATTCTTTTGGCATCCATTCCTACTACGTCTCCAACCTACACGGTCCATATTTTTCCTTTACTAGTGAGCTCTTGTGAAGCAGAGCTTGCTGAGGAAAGAGAGTGGTGTGAAGAAAGATGGAGGATTCTTTCTTCTAGACTTTGGATTGGAAATGTCGATAGAGCATTTGAAGTGGTTAAGGAGGTTTGGAAAAGAAAGGATGATTATATCAGGAAGAAACAGATCAATTCATTAAGTATAGATGATGTGTTTATACCTCATGGAACTGGAAATGACaatgaaaagttcaaaaacatctcTACCCAATTGAGCGGATTAATGGCTGCAATTAATGAGCTGTGTCCAGTCGATGATATAACCGGGGGGATTTACAGTAAACTACACTGGAGTACCATCATGAAGGAATGGGGATGGGAGGTACTTCTCGGATGA
- a CDS encoding uncharacterized protein (EggNog:ENOG503NYJG; COG:S), with amino-acid sequence MLVDKSIRKIINLSTMKTLVKTSLQFARSVTNMSVPLISDPLTFNNARKIRDTNTVFSKPNFVSFDAFGTLYVPKKPVHIQYHEIASEQFGIDKSAESIKQSFPVIHNQLLQEFPNYGKDSKEITSTDQWWSELIVRLFDLKHYSQDQDSLDVCNSLINRFKSSKGYHLYEDVIPTLSKLKENDITVLVSSNSDPRVYDILESLGLDQYIDNVYISYHLSHEKPSKKFFDLVANSQISNIGSLPADKRSSFLENCWHVGDSHDKDYVGSVRSGWNGVLIDRDVKSGYLNHPMPSPEAESPSCMTGPAGDIRLGNSSRPAQIIADNRVIVSDLTQILSLFGLD; translated from the coding sequence ATGCTCGTTGATAAACTGATAAGAAAAATAATAAACCTCAGCACCATGAAAACACTTGTTAAAACCAGTTTACAATTTGCCAGACTGGTGACCAACATGTCAGTTCCATTGATTTCTGACCCCTTAACATTCAATAACGCCAGAAAGATTAGAGACACCAATACCGTTTTCTCCAAGCCCAACTTTGTTTCTTTCGATGCGTTCGGCACCCTATATGTCCCAAAGAAACCAGTACATATTCAGTACCACGAAATTGCCTCCGAGCAATTTGGAATCGACAAGCTGGCTGAATCCATTAAACAATCTTTTCCTGTCATCCACAATCAATTGCTCCAAGAATTCCCAAACTATGGTAAAGACTCTAAAGAAATCACCTCGACCGACCAATGGTGGCTGGAGTTGATTGTTCgtctttttgatttgaagcACTATTCCCAAGACCAGGATTCCCTTGATGTTTGTAATAGCCTTATTAACCGGTTCAAGTCATCGAAAGGGTACCATTTGTATGAAGACGTGATTCCTACACTTTCTaaattgaaggaaaatGATATTACCGTATTGGTGTCGAGCAACTCGGATCCTCGTGTCTACgatattcttgaaagcTTGGGCCTTGACCAATACATAGACAATGTCTATATTTCATACCACTTGTCCCATGAGAAGCCTTCAAAAAAATTCTTTGacttggttgcaaattcCCAAATCTCAAATATTGGCTCCTTGCCAGCCGATAAAAGATCTTCATTCTTGGAAAACTGTTGGCATGTCGGTGATAGTCACGATAAGGATTATGTGGGCCTGGTGAGATCCGGCTGGAATGGAGTACTTATTGATAGAGATGTTAAAAGTGGCTACTTGAATCACCCAATGCCTAGTCCTGAAGCTGAGTCTCCAAGTTGTATGACAGGACCTGCTGGGGATATTCGGTTGGGAAATTCTTCTCGGCCTGCTCAGATAATTGCTGATAATAGAGTGATTGTGTCAGATTTAACTCAGATATTGAGTTTGTTTGGTTTAGATTAG
- a CDS encoding uncharacterized protein (COG:U; EggNog:ENOG503NZNN), whose product MKLYLCSGPESDTSARVLDKEVIIDNVYFIYELLDECIDAGVIQMTDYNILKEYIKVIPNRPHFELQTKEYSGSSSESDHDDDPDSRSKSNKSKQKNKDIKKIRSTHNQAVKADELVLEENYINSSIVRASSSAINWRPKGIYYAKNEIYVDIVENCEFLYDLEQQVILQNEVFGNCFVKCYLSGMPTCTLGFNETRISNIDSDEPIVEEVTERPDNQLILGEDQERDPDEDMELRDSVEDQELRAFKKHIPFRNIQFHQCVELDTIYKDNLMRFIPPDDKFILMSYHVEQQRQRRKLPLFMVKPLYRIDPTNRRLQVLCVLSTSFRKRLHGKDLKIKIPINPLLFDVLFDDNLKYKAEIGHVNFQVDSSELIWEIEQFSGNNPSIKMMAELPISDKVSDLTVSQIHSTIQNSAHSYHRTHESDEDDNESAKRELDKYYGVNGSKSSSIEEIQKSLTKIQSFNHVKLSYNIPMLSYTGLKLNYLKVDEQNLKYTCFPWVRYVTQSGRTNTTLLASKSTCTYRFKLGATCFEFK is encoded by the coding sequence atgaagctCTATCTTTGTTCAGGCCCAGAATCAGATACGCTGGCACGAGTTCTCGATAAAGAAGTGATAATCGATAATGTCTATTTCATATATGAGCTTCTTGATGAGTGCATTGATGCTGGAGTCATTCAGATGACTGACTATaatatcttgaaggagTACATCAAGGTGATTCCAAACAGACCGCACTTTGAGTTGCAAACCAAGGAATACAGTGGATCCAGTTCTGAGTCTGACCATGACGACGACCCCGATTCTCGATCCAAGAGcaacaagtccaagcaAAAGAACAAAGATATCAAAAAGATCCGATCCACCCATAACCAAGCCGTCAAGGCCGATGAATTGGTATTGGAAGAGAATTATATAAACAGTTCCATAGTGAGGGCATCCAGTCTGGCAATCAACTGGAGGCCCAAGGGGATTTACTATGCCAAAAATGAGATATATGTCGACATCGTCGAGAACTGTGAGTTTCTTTATGATCTTGAACAGCAGGTGATTCTCCAGAATGAAGTGTTTGGGAACTGCTTTGTCAAGTGTTATCTCCTGGGAATGCCCACATGTACCCTTGGTTTCAACGAGACCCGAATCTCGAACATTGACAGCGACGAGCCAATCGTTGAAGAGGTGACCGAAAGACCCGATAACCAGTTGATACTTGGTGAAGACCAGGAGAGAGATCctgatgaagatatggAATTGAGAGACTCCGTTGAAGACCAGGAACTAAGAGCTTTCAAGAAGCACATTCCCTTCAGAAACATTCAGTTCCACCAATGCGTGGAACTCGATACCATCTACAAAGACAATCTCATGAGGTTCATCCCACCTGACGACAAGTTCATACTTATGAGTTATCATGTGGAACAGCAACGGCAGAGACGTAAACTCCCGTTGTTCATGGTCAAACCCCTCTACAGAATTGACCCCACCAACCGTAGACTCCAGGTGCTATGTGTGTTGTCCACCAGCTTTAGAAAGAGACTTCATGGCAAGGatctcaaaatcaaaatcccCATCAATCCACTCCTATTCGAtgttttgtttgatgaCAATTTGAAGTACAAAGCAGAGATAGGACACGTTAATTTCCAGGTGGACAGCTCGGAGTTGATCTGGGAAATAGAACAGTTTTCAGGTAATAACCCATCAATCAAGATGATGGCAGAGTTGCCCATTAGTGATAAAGTGTCTGACTTAACAGTTTCACAAATCCACTCCACCATCCAAAACCTGGCACATTCATATCACCGCACCCATGAACTGGACGAAGACGACAATGAACTGGCCAAACGTGAGCTAGACAAGTACTACGGGGTCAACGGATCCAAGTCGTCTCTGATTGAGGAAATCCAAAAATCTCTCACCAAAATTCAGTCCTTCAACCATGTCAAACTCAGTTACAATATTCCCATGTTATCTTACACGGGACTCAAGCTCAACTACCTCAAAGTCGACGAACAGAACCTCAAATACACATGTTTCCCATGGGTCAGATACGTGACACAATCTGGCAGGACCAATACAACTTTGTTAGCGTCTAAATCGACTTGCACATATAGATTCAAGTTGGGGGCCACCTGCTTCGAGTTCAAGTAA
- a CDS encoding uncharacterized protein (BUSCO:EOG092604ZZ; COG:S; EggNog:ENOG503NU01), whose translation MERSGKKRVRIDDTVTEIRSARQYSPPTNRQSNPLIPVHILDEAFQRILLVSVFVLIQAWKLYDAMLLNTIADDSVVGSSLSRMTFVLKYLLIDGLFLWFLPILNLQYLSFSPLVTLLFTLILNLFNILLASKLNMSLFMVVVGPYFKSLKPSKELTVAGDAINPKVIDMDSHFKGKYTIQYLPDSLAKFNVFDLHSVCQDPEEKIPFQIPIEFNTTTDLGLLEIQYTSPENKVSQIVFQESDLHKLINKDYSHLKSNKKYVKDDYRVFYLEIPVREPGSYKISIVRDKSGTNMRYVQNEFSFAYCPGASFILPKSYASDTNNKACVGFKLDDLSMKLPLITFYGSPPLVTKIGTTINGKSNKVIDAEISLETLDTLKFNFTSQFSHKITRNSLEQEILKDPKMFNVKESSTIQFQILEIKDSLGNVKRYNPQSDSSDLRYNLNLLTKPSLRLIDMDSSKKLLVNGTKDLSFATSSNIREQLPFTAYYAYESVINPELSFNFSHKFSTFADLQKGISVSNPGIYKLLRVSGKYCECEVQPSAINLETILPPSLEIQAEPLVDNCVGMTGYNFKFNAKGSAPFTVEYSVYQNSSSGTLRPLPGPNGRIKRLLKSSSNDFDFAYKPPGEGNYVVRFEAIRDYDYYDSPTLLNEKEHTYSTYFKQRSKVSFFDRQSNGLQKTINLCKGESTRVPVYFTGSFPFTFDYSLIDKNSGKNILTKLNQKAYSRLFEIDTKDITFGGIFDVVLANVVDANSCATDFDGKEKVQIVARSDVPEISFDVKQQVSYHKIVEGDFIDIPLSTRFFKSKSGTVEFEVSNLENLNDKRTETVQVSTHMTISKPGIYKLVSFTDGKCHGKISDIEKAIHVSFHPRPQIRADADKSITQSSSTNESLLLISGCQGCKRQATVHFEGKGPFMVDYEIKFPSGKTDSRTMTSDKSKLLIDLPTDNSGLYEHRFKRIFDGLYTRSKSPDRGFKPQIISYEVLPAPSIVFEKMDVLKLCEASLSKYINELDSLSISVSGKAPFSAQIMLIGDSLEKKFTIENINGPTINLNDAVDSKNVPIWKYLKQGEYELSITQVSDSNRCEKKTQNLSTLILSISPAPDVTKFDQSKSYYCVGDHVGYDLLGEPPFTLSYEFQGTYHKAQTTNEFRRLAAKPGIIHVSSMEDSSAGKCMVNIEPSSQKYKDLEIVIHDLPSVEVNHGDYISQNIHEGDQTELKFSFTGTPPFSITYVRTLDPNVKAKRTKNSKLHKGVNKIIETQTINNIKDHEYTVMVGLEGTYEAIEVKDKYCMAKREFSYE comes from the coding sequence ATGGAAAGGAGTGGCAAGAAGCGGGTTCGAATAGATGATACCGTCACCGAGATCAGGCTGGCACGTCAATACCTGCCACCCACCAACCGCCAGTCAAATCCTTTAATTCCTGTCCatattcttgatgaagCGTTCCAGAGAATTCTCTTGGTATCGGTTTTTGTGTTGATCCAGGCGTGGAAGCTTTATGATGCAATGCTTCTTAACACCATTGCCGATGACTCGGTGGTTGGCTCTTCTCTCAGTCGTATGACTTTCGTGTTGAAATACTTGCTTATTGACGGGCTATTCCTttggtttcttccaattctcAATCTTCAATACCTTTCATTTTCTCCATTAGTGACATTGTTGTTCACTTTGATCCttaacttgttcaacataTTGCTTGCAAGCAAATTGAATATGTCACTTTTCATGGTGGTTGTGGGTCCCTATTTCAAATCCCTAAAACCTTCCAAAGAACTCACAGTAGCAGGTGATGCTATAAACCCTAAAGTCATCGATATGGACTCTCATTTCAAGGGTAAATACACCATCCAGTATCTTCCAGATTCGTTGGCAAAGTTCAATGTTTTCGACCTACATTCTGTGTGCCAAGACCCAGAAGAAAAGATACCTTTCCAAATTCCTATTGAGTTCAATACCACCACTgatcttggacttcttgaaatccAGTACACATCTCCAGAAAACAAGGTGTCCCAAATAGTGTTCCAGGAATCTGATCTCCataagttgatcaacaaggatTATTCTCATCTAAAATCAAATAAAAAATACGTGAAAGACGATTATAGAGTGTTTTATCTTGAAATTCCCGTTCGAGAACCAGGTTCTTATAAAATCAGCATAGTACGAGACAAGAGTGGAACCAACATGAGATATGTGCAAAATGAGTTTTCCTTTGCTTACTGTCCGGGTGCATCATTCATCTTACCTAAGAGCTATGCATCTgacaccaacaacaaagcATGTGTAgggttcaagttggacgaTCTCAGCATGAAACTTCCATTAATTACATTTTATGGATCACCTCCTCTTGTTACAAAAATCGGAACAACTATAAACGGGAAGAGTAATAAAGTTATTGATGCCGAAATCAGTCTTGAAACTTTGGATACTTTAaaattcaacttcaccagCCAATTTTCCCACAAAATTACCAGAAATCTGTTGGAGCAAGAAATCCTTAAGGACCCAAAAATGTTTAATGTCAAAGAGTCCAGTACAATTCAATTTCAGATccttgaaatcaaagattCACTAGGAAACGTTAAGAGATACAATCCTCAGTCTGATTCTTCCGATTTGAGGTATAATCTCAATTTGTTAACAAAGCCTTCATTGAGGTTGATTGATATGgattcttccaagaagcttttggtcAATGGTACTAAAGATCTCAGTTTTGCAACCAGTTCCAACATAAGAGAACAACTACCATTCACTGCTTATTATGCATATGAATCTGTGATAAATCCTGAATTGtcattcaacttttctCATAAATTCTCTACCTTTGCTGACTTACAAAAAGGGATATCCGTCTCCAATCCTGGAATTTATAAGCTTCTTCGTGTTTCTGGGAAATACTGTGAGTGTGAAGTTCAACCCTCCGCCATTAATCTTGAAACTATTTTACCTCCTCTGCTAGAAATCCAAGCTGAGCCTTTGGTGGACAATTGTGTTGGTATGACTGGTTAtaatttcaagttcaatgcAAAGGGAAGCGCTCCTTTCACTGTGGAATATTCCGTATATCAAAATTCAAGTCTGGGGACTTTAAGACCGCTTCCAGGGCCAAATGGAAGAATTAAGAGACTATTGAAGAGCTCAAGCaatgactttgactttgCTTATAAACCTCCAGGAGAAGGCAACTATGTGGTTAGATTTGAGGCTATCAGAGATTATGACTATTATGATTCTCCTACACTCTTGAACGAAAAAGAACACACCTACCTGACATACTTCAAACAGAGATCTAAGGTTTCATTCTTCGATAGACAGTCTAATGGCTTACAGAAAACAATCAACCTCTGTAAGGGAGAGTCTACGCGTGTACCTGTGTATTTCACAGGAAGCTTTCCATTTACCTTCGACTATTCATTGATCGACAAAAACTCAGGAAAGAATATCTTGACGAAACTCAATCAGAAGGCCTACAGTagactttttgaaattgataCAAAGGACATCACatttggtggtattttCGATGTTGTTCTTGCTAACGTAGTTGATGCCAATTCTTGTGCTACAGATTTCGATGGTAAGGAGAAGGTTCAAATAGTTGCTAGGTCGGATGTTCCTGAAATTTCCTTTGATGTAAAACAACAAGTGTCTTATCAtaaaattgttgaaggagatttcattgatattCCATTGCTGACGaggttcttcaaaagtaaGCTGGGTACAGTAGAATTTGAAGTTTCGAACCTTGAAAATCTTAACGATAAAAGAACAGAAACTGTCCAAGTTTCAACTCATATGACAATAAGCAAACCAGGTATCTACAAGTTGGTGAGCTTCACTGATGGTAAGTGTCATGGGAAAATTTCAGATATAGAAAAGGCTATCCATGTTTCCTTCCACCCCAGACCTCAAATCCGTGCTGATGCAGACAAACTGATCACCCAGTCTTCTAGTACTAATGAAAGCCTTTTACTTATATCTGGATGTCAAGGTTGTAAGAGACAAGCTACTGTTCATTTCGAAGGTAAAGGACCTTTTATGGTGGATTACGAAATTAAGTTTCCAAGTGGAAAAACTGACTCCAGAACTATGACTAGTGACAAGAGCAAGTTGCTCATCGACCTCCCAACTGACAATAGTGGGCTCTATGAGCACCGATTCAAGAGGATATTTGATGGTCTTTACACAAGAAGTAAATCCCCTGATAGAGGATTCAAACCGCAGATTATCTCTTATGAGGTTTTGCCAGCTCCAAGCATTGTATTTGAAAAGATGGATGTTTTAAAATTATGTGAAGCATCCCTCAGCAAGTACATTAATGAATTGGACTCTCTTTCGATCTCTGTTTCTGGAAAAGCTCCCTTTTCTGCTCAAATAATGCTTATTGGGGACAGCTtagagaagaagttcaccaTTGAAAATATCAATGGTCCCACAATAAACTTGAATGATGCTGTTGACTCAAAGAATGTGCCTATCTGGAAATATCTCAAACAAGGCGAATATGAACTCAGTATAACTCAAGTGAGCGATAGCAACAGATGTGAAAAGAAGACCCAGAATCTCAGTACCCTTATACTTTCAATAAGCCCAGCTCCAGATGTCACCAAGTTTGACCAATCAAAGAGCTACTATTGTGTTGGAGATCATGTTGGATACGATTTGCTAGGTGAACCTCCTTTTACATTATCATACGAATTTCAAGGAACTTATCATAAAGCCCAAACCACCAACGAGTTTAGAAGATTGGCAGCAAAACCAGGTATAATTCATGTCTCCAGTATGGAAGACTCGTCTGCTGGAAAGTGTATGGTGAACATCGAACCAAGTTCCCAAAAGTAtaaggacttggaaataGTGATTCATGACTTACCTTCCGTTGAAGTAAACCATGGCGATTATATAAGTCAAAACATCCATGAAGGAGACCAAACAGAATTAAAGTTCTCTTTCACGGGTACACCACCATTTTCTATCACGTACGTCAGAACTCTTGATCCAAACGTGAAAGCCAAGAGAaccaagaactccaagCTTCATAAAGGCGTCAATAAAATCATCGAGACtcaaaccatcaacaacatcaaggACCATGAATACACTGTTATGGTTGGTTTGGAAGGAACTTATGAAGCTATAGAAGTGAAGGATAAGTACTGTATGGCTAAAAGGGAATTTTCCTACGAATAA